Genomic window (Verrucomicrobiia bacterium):
AAGGAAAGCCCGATCAGCCAGAGCTTTTTCGAAAAAGCAAAAAGCCTTTTCCAGTGAACGTTGGGTGACCTGCGGAACCGGACGGACGCAAGCCGCCGCCGGTTCTAAAGCAGCCTGCATCTTCCGCCGAACCATGCATCGCTTTTACGTTCCACCCGATCAATCCCAAGGCGAGATGTTTTCCCTCCCGGAGCGGGAGGCACATCACGCCAGCTCCGTGCTGCGGGTTCGCTCAGGCGAACTCGTCACGGTGTTGGATGGCACAGGAACCGCGCTGCGCTGCCGTGTCGAGACCGTGCGGAAGAAACACGTGGATGTCGCGGTTATCGAACGGGTTCGAAACGATCCGCCGCCCTTTTCCATCACCCTTCTTCAGGCGCTGCCCAAGGGCAAGATCATCGAAAGCATTATCCAAAAGGCCACGGAACTTGGCGTCCAACGAATCGTGCCTTTGATCACAGAACGCGTGGCGACGCGCCTCGACGATGATGCGTCAGAAACCAAGGCCGGCAAATGGCAGCACGTGGCGGTGGAAGCCATAAAGCAGTGCGGCGCGCCCTGGTTGCCGAAGGTTGAACCACCCGTGACACCGATCGAATTCATTCGGCGCGCGGAGAAGTTTGATTTGCCGCTGATCGCGTCGCTCCAGCCAGGCAGCCGTCATCCGCGCGAGTATTTCGACGGCTTCATGGCCCGGCACCACCACAGGCCAAAATCCGTGTGTGTCTGGATTGGTCCCGAAGGGGATCTCACGCCCGAGGAAGTTCGGATCATCGAGGAAGCGGGCGCGCGGCCGATTACACTGGGCCAGCTTGTGCTCCGCGTGGAAACCGCGGCAGTCTACTGCCTTTCAATTTTGAACTACGAACTGGGCGCGCCCGGGACAGAACCGGGCGCCTGAGACGGGACGCGGCGTTGCACCAAAACCCGGAACGCGCGACCCAGGTGTTGAGGATGC
Coding sequences:
- a CDS encoding RsmE family RNA methyltransferase, with the translated sequence MHRFYVPPDQSQGEMFSLPEREAHHASSVLRVRSGELVTVLDGTGTALRCRVETVRKKHVDVAVIERVRNDPPPFSITLLQALPKGKIIESIIQKATELGVQRIVPLITERVATRLDDDASETKAGKWQHVAVEAIKQCGAPWLPKVEPPVTPIEFIRRAEKFDLPLIASLQPGSRHPREYFDGFMARHHHRPKSVCVWIGPEGDLTPEEVRIIEEAGARPITLGQLVLRVETAAVYCLSILNYELGAPGTEPGA